The following coding sequences lie in one Arabidopsis thaliana chromosome 3, partial sequence genomic window:
- a CDS encoding Tetratricopeptide repeat (TPR)-like superfamily protein — translation MSLLRRIVRNSTVSKAVPVAKAFMPYPLGRDPSSLPKLDPVSISYIDSRPISLRYRVRAMIEMSNLDEASKLSRLAVLNGFLVDRDTVFICNSVIGAMCSAKRYDDAISLFNYFFNESQTLPNTLSCDLIIKAHCDQGHVDDALELYRHILLDGRVAPGIETYMILAKALVDAKRFDEACVLARSMSCCSFMVYDILIRGFLDIGNFVKASQIFEELKGLDSKLPGREYHKANAIFNVSFMNYWFKQGKDEEAMEILANLEDAQVLNPIVGNRVLQVLVKHGKKTEAWELFGEMIEICDSETVDIMSEYFSEKTVPFERLRKTCYRKMIVSLCEHGKVSDAEKLFAEMFTDVDGGDLLVGPDLLIFRAMINGYVSVGRVDDAIKTLNKMRISNLRKLAIHQAP, via the coding sequence ATGTCCCTCCTCCGCCGCATTGTACGAAATTCGACCGTATCAAAGGCTGTTCCGGTTGCGAAGGCGTTCATGCCTTACCCACTAGGAAGAGATCCTTCCTCACTCCCAAAGCTTGATCCGGTATCCATCAGCTATATCGATAGCCGCCCAATTTCTCTGCGCTACAGAGTCAGGGCAATGATCGAGATGTCTAATCTCGACGAAGCCTCGAAGCTCTCGCGGCTAGCTGTCTTGAACGGATTTCTAGTCGACAGAGACACCGTCTTCATCTGCAATTCCGTAATCGGCGCCATGTGTAGCGCCAAACGGTACGACGATGCCATCTCTCTGTTCAATTACTTTTTCAACGAGTCTCAGACTCTTCCAAACACGCTCTCCTGCGATCTCATCATCAAAGCACACTGCGACCAAGGTCACGTCGACGATGCTCTTGAGCTCTACCGTCACATTTTGCTCGACGGACGTGTAGCTCCAGGGATCGAGACATACATGATACTCGCGAAAGCCTTGGTTGATGCTAAAAGATTCGATGAAGCTTGTGTTTTGGCGAGATCCATGAGCTGTTGTAGTTTCATGGTCTACGACATTCTAATTCGCGGGTTCTTGGATATAGGGAATTTCGTAAAGGCTAGCCAAATCTTCGAGGAATTGAAAGGACTGGATAGTAAACTTCCAGGGAGAGAATATCACAAGGCAAATGCAATCTTTAATGTTTCGTTTATGAACTATTGGTTCAAGCAAGGCAAAGATGAGGAAGCTATGGAGATTCTCGCAAATCTGGAAGATGCTCAAGTGCTGAACCCCATTGTCGGAAACAGGGTTTTGCAAGTTCTGGTGAAGCACGGTAAAAAAACAGAGGCCTGGGAATTGTTTGGAGAGATGATAGAAATTTGTGATTCCGAGACTGTTGACATAATGTCCGAGTATTTTAGTGAGAAGACTGTACCATTCGAGCGGCTTAGGAAAACGTGTTATAGGAAGATGATCGTGAGTCTCTGCGAGCATGGAAAAGTGTCAGACGCAGAGAAACTCTTCGCCGAGATGTTTACCGATGTTGACGGAGGGGACTTGTTGGTGGGGCCTGACCTTTTAATATTCAGAGCAATGATCAATGGTTATGTTTCAGTAGGGAGAGTGGATGATGCTATCAAGACCTTGAACAAGATGCGGATTTCAAATCTCAGAAAGCTTGCTATTCATCAAGCCCCATAA